In Comamonas sp. lk, the following proteins share a genomic window:
- a CDS encoding Tex family protein produces MQKIIGQIAEELNVKPQQVSAAVELLDGGATVPFVARYRKEATGGLDDTQLRTLDERLSYLRELADRRETVLKAIDEQGKLTDALRLAIATAPTKQELEDIYLPFKQKRRTKGQIAKEFGIEPLADKLFADPKLDPHKEAEAFCQPATTLDDGKPGPDFSNTFAVLDGVRDILSERWAEDPALVQKLREWLWEEGLIRSKKVEAKNEDDPEVSKFRDYFEYDEPIGRVPSHRALAVFRGRALEILEAKLVQPLEPEPGQPSLAEGKIALHLGWSHAKRASDDLLRKCVAWTWRVKLSLSTERDLFSRLREDAEKVAIKVFGDNLRDLLLAAPAGQRAVIGLDPGIRTGVKVAVVDSTGKLVDTTTIYPHEPRRDWDGSLAVLAKLVEKHSINLIAIGNGTASRETDKLAADLIKIAEKADKKIEKVVVSEAGASVYSASEFAALEMPDIDVSLRGAASIARRLQDPLAELVKIDPKSIGVGQYQHDVNQSELARQLDAVVEDCVNSVGVDLNTASAPLLNRVSGLSGSVAKSVVRWRDANGSFKNRKQLMDVAGLGAKTFEQAAGFLRIRGGDNPLDMTGVHPETYAVVEQIIVSTGKAVDQLMGRGELLKTLKPEQFASEKFGAVTIKDILGELEKPGRDPRPDFVVARFNEGVDDIKDLKEGMTLEGTVSNVAQFGAFVDLGVHQDGLVHVSQMSHKFIEDAREVVKTGQIVKVKVLEVDVARKRISLTMKLDAAPARRDGPRDNRFESAGRGQGQQRGGYAQAQRSNEATQQNAMSSAFAKLQSLKK; encoded by the coding sequence ATGCAAAAAATCATTGGTCAGATTGCCGAAGAACTGAATGTCAAGCCGCAGCAGGTGAGTGCCGCGGTGGAGTTGCTCGATGGCGGTGCCACGGTTCCGTTTGTTGCCCGCTACCGCAAGGAAGCGACGGGCGGCCTGGACGATACGCAGCTGCGTACGCTGGACGAGCGCCTGAGCTATCTGCGCGAGCTGGCTGATCGCCGCGAGACGGTGCTCAAAGCCATTGACGAGCAAGGCAAGCTGACCGACGCATTGCGTCTGGCCATTGCCACCGCTCCCACCAAGCAGGAGCTGGAAGACATTTACCTGCCTTTCAAGCAAAAGCGCCGCACCAAGGGTCAGATTGCCAAGGAATTCGGTATCGAGCCGCTGGCCGACAAGCTGTTTGCCGACCCTAAGCTGGATCCGCACAAGGAGGCCGAAGCCTTCTGCCAACCCGCTACCACCTTGGATGACGGCAAGCCGGGCCCGGATTTCTCGAACACGTTTGCGGTGCTGGACGGCGTACGCGACATCCTGTCCGAACGCTGGGCCGAAGACCCGGCGCTGGTGCAGAAGCTGCGTGAGTGGCTGTGGGAGGAGGGCCTGATCCGCTCCAAGAAGGTGGAAGCCAAGAACGAGGACGATCCCGAAGTCTCCAAGTTCCGCGACTATTTCGAATATGACGAGCCTATCGGCCGCGTGCCCTCGCACCGTGCTTTGGCCGTTTTCCGTGGCCGGGCGCTGGAGATTCTGGAAGCCAAGCTGGTTCAGCCGCTGGAACCCGAACCCGGCCAACCCAGTCTTGCCGAAGGCAAGATTGCCCTGCATCTGGGCTGGAGCCACGCCAAGCGCGCATCGGATGACCTGCTGCGCAAATGCGTGGCCTGGACCTGGCGCGTGAAGCTGAGCCTGTCCACCGAACGCGATCTGTTCAGCCGCCTGCGTGAAGACGCTGAAAAGGTGGCCATCAAGGTGTTTGGCGACAATCTGCGTGATCTGCTGTTGGCAGCGCCTGCCGGCCAGCGTGCGGTGATCGGCCTGGACCCCGGCATTCGCACGGGCGTGAAAGTGGCCGTGGTGGACAGCACGGGCAAGCTGGTGGATACCACCACCATCTACCCGCATGAGCCGCGCCGCGACTGGGACGGTTCCTTGGCCGTGTTGGCCAAGCTGGTGGAAAAGCACAGCATCAACCTGATTGCCATCGGCAACGGCACGGCGAGCCGCGAAACGGACAAGCTGGCGGCCGATCTGATCAAGATCGCAGAAAAAGCCGACAAGAAGATCGAGAAGGTGGTGGTCAGCGAAGCCGGTGCCTCGGTGTATTCGGCCAGTGAATTTGCGGCGCTGGAAATGCCCGATATCGACGTAAGCTTGCGCGGTGCGGCATCGATTGCGCGCCGCCTGCAAGACCCGTTGGCCGAGCTGGTCAAGATCGACCCCAAGAGCATTGGCGTGGGCCAGTACCAGCACGATGTGAATCAGAGCGAGCTGGCTCGCCAGCTCGATGCCGTGGTGGAAGACTGTGTGAACTCCGTGGGCGTGGACCTGAATACGGCCTCCGCCCCGCTGCTCAACCGCGTCTCCGGCCTTTCCGGCTCGGTCGCCAAGTCGGTGGTGCGCTGGCGCGATGCCAACGGTTCCTTCAAGAATCGCAAGCAGCTGATGGACGTGGCGGGTCTGGGTGCCAAGACCTTCGAGCAGGCCGCAGGCTTTTTGCGCATTCGCGGCGGTGACAATCCGCTGGATATGACGGGTGTTCACCCTGAAACCTATGCGGTGGTCGAGCAGATCATTGTCTCCACCGGCAAGGCCGTGGACCAGCTGATGGGCCGTGGCGAGTTGCTCAAGACTTTGAAGCCCGAGCAATTTGCCAGCGAGAAATTCGGCGCTGTCACTATCAAGGACATTCTGGGCGAGTTGGAAAAGCCGGGCCGCGATCCGCGTCCGGATTTTGTGGTGGCCCGCTTCAACGAGGGCGTGGACGACATCAAGGACTTGAAGGAAGGCATGACGCTGGAAGGCACGGTGAGCAACGTGGCCCAGTTTGGTGCTTTTGTGGATCTGGGCGTGCACCAGGACGGCCTGGTCCACGTGAGTCAGATGAGTCACAAATTCATCGAAGACGCACGCGAAGTGGTCAAGACCGGCCAGATCGTCAAGGTCAAGGTGCTGGAGGTGGACGTGGCGCGCAAGCGCATCAGCCTGACCATGAAGCTGGATGCCGCACCTGCACGCAGGGATGGACCGCGCGACAACCGGTTCGAGAGCGCCGGCCGGGGCCAGGGCCAACAGCGTGGCGGCTATGCCCAGGCCCAGCGTAGCAATGAGGCAACACAGCAAAATGCCATGTCATCCGCTTTTGCCAAGTTGCAGAGCTTGAAGAAGTAA
- a CDS encoding HDOD domain-containing protein: MSLSRPMDLAALLSLPASLPSQPRTVALLASELRRPEPSLRRLCQLFSTDPALAASVLASANGAGSLMGQSVPGVPEALVVLPQAQLRQLVHEALAGLGGQNLRGFDLPAFWRHSLETAKLARTLAATVQSNGSTAYALGLLHGLGQLHIHRVAPEQAAKVSELVSPWDPQRPLLESQLCGYAFSLVTAGLAQSWHLPQFMVDALQYMHAPLTQAQFEPLTGVLHLAAWRASTYIQRWDERQLAVSFPSEIGLALGLDIDMVLRQASIDWHAVSGVDVQV; this comes from the coding sequence ATGAGTCTGTCACGTCCCATGGATCTGGCAGCCTTGCTCAGCTTGCCAGCTTCGCTGCCCAGCCAGCCACGCACCGTGGCTTTGCTGGCCAGCGAGCTGCGCAGACCTGAGCCCAGCCTGCGCCGACTCTGCCAGCTGTTTTCCACCGATCCGGCCCTGGCCGCTTCGGTTCTGGCGTCGGCCAATGGAGCCGGGTCTTTGATGGGGCAGAGCGTGCCCGGTGTGCCTGAAGCCTTGGTCGTCCTGCCGCAAGCCCAGTTGCGCCAGCTGGTGCATGAGGCGCTGGCAGGCCTGGGTGGACAGAACCTGCGCGGTTTCGATTTGCCGGCTTTCTGGCGCCACAGCCTTGAGACGGCCAAGCTGGCGCGAACGCTGGCTGCCACGGTCCAGAGCAATGGTTCTACAGCCTATGCATTGGGCCTGCTTCATGGTCTGGGGCAGCTGCACATCCATCGCGTTGCGCCCGAGCAGGCCGCCAAGGTCAGCGAACTGGTATCGCCCTGGGATCCTCAGCGGCCGCTGCTGGAGTCGCAGTTGTGCGGCTACGCATTCAGCCTCGTGACTGCCGGGCTGGCGCAGTCCTGGCATTTGCCTCAATTCATGGTGGATGCGCTGCAATACATGCACGCGCCGCTGACGCAAGCCCAGTTCGAACCGTTGACCGGAGTCTTGCATCTGGCTGCATGGCGGGCCAGCACCTATATACAGCGCTGGGATGAGCGCCAACTGGCGGTGTCATTCCCCTCCGAAATAGGCCTGGCCCTGGGCCTGGATATCGATATGGTGCTCAGACAAGCCTCCATCGATTGGCATGCGGTAAGCGGTGTGGATGTACAGGTGTAG
- a CDS encoding response regulator transcription factor produces the protein MWPDFLVGQPDKPVRVIVVDDDLHIRRVMAQEIMNDKRTMVVAQASSLREAKKVIRQHEFDVMLVDLNLGDGNGLELLDLMKSACPHAEAVVVSVVETDDQVLKAFELGAAGYMVKNSWFGNYAQAVLQVANGGASITPNLARRLLQRFDKTATSADAVPRAPDPTLDRLSAREREVLRMVSSGYTSAEIGERLLISAMTVNTHIKNIYRKLQVRTRAQAVRFASLRGLF, from the coding sequence ATGTGGCCGGATTTTCTTGTCGGCCAACCCGACAAGCCGGTACGCGTGATCGTGGTGGATGATGATCTGCATATCCGCCGGGTGATGGCCCAGGAAATCATGAATGACAAGCGCACCATGGTGGTTGCCCAAGCTTCCAGTCTGCGCGAAGCCAAGAAAGTCATACGCCAGCACGAGTTTGACGTGATGCTGGTGGACCTCAATCTTGGTGACGGTAATGGGCTGGAGCTGCTGGATTTGATGAAGAGCGCCTGTCCACATGCCGAGGCTGTGGTGGTCTCTGTGGTGGAGACGGACGATCAGGTGCTCAAGGCCTTTGAATTGGGTGCTGCCGGCTATATGGTCAAGAACTCCTGGTTTGGCAATTACGCACAAGCGGTCTTGCAAGTGGCCAATGGCGGCGCCTCCATCACTCCCAATCTGGCGCGACGTCTGCTGCAGCGGTTTGACAAGACTGCGACCTCGGCAGACGCTGTGCCCCGAGCGCCTGACCCTACGCTGGACCGTCTCTCCGCGCGTGAGCGCGAGGTGCTGCGTATGGTGTCCAGCGGCTACACCAGTGCTGAAATTGGCGAACGTCTGCTGATCAGCGCCATGACAGTGAACACCCATATCAAAAATATTTACCGCAAGCTGCAAGTGCGCACCCGTGCACAGGCCGTACGCTTTGCCTCGTTGCGCGGTTTGTTCTGA
- a CDS encoding ATP-binding protein: protein MAMQPPSDIWVRLLLALLQLAVLIAWGLQPQAMQSPLLLAMTALTALATFFWLLWLLPLAYRSILWRRRRSVRPSREVQAERRRIAAALHDGVGSQLVQAMLLLDETPGNEHPVQAMLEQSLLDLRWIVDSMDGQGDALIIRLARFRHRLQAVTERRGMHLYWEVWDPEFDEASLGRRLPAGAMAEQIMAILQEAASNVLQHSQATELWITLEPFDPASNKTPGQVAVRVAAHSFAHAQLSIRDNGRGLEVQTPSAGLGLSSMRRRAAEIGAQLQLQPREGGGVSVLLYW from the coding sequence ATGGCCATGCAGCCGCCAAGCGATATTTGGGTGCGTTTGCTGCTGGCTTTGCTGCAATTGGCCGTTTTGATTGCCTGGGGTTTGCAGCCGCAGGCAATGCAGTCTCCGCTGCTGCTGGCGATGACCGCGCTGACGGCGCTGGCCACATTTTTTTGGCTGCTTTGGCTCTTGCCTCTGGCGTATCGCAGTATTTTGTGGCGCAGAAGGCGCAGCGTGCGCCCCTCGCGCGAGGTTCAGGCCGAGCGCCGTCGCATTGCGGCGGCCTTGCACGATGGTGTGGGCAGTCAACTGGTGCAGGCTATGCTGCTGCTGGATGAGACCCCTGGCAACGAGCATCCTGTGCAAGCCATGCTGGAGCAGTCCTTGCTGGATTTACGCTGGATTGTGGACTCCATGGATGGGCAAGGCGATGCCTTGATCATTCGCCTGGCCCGCTTTCGCCACCGCTTGCAAGCCGTGACCGAGCGCCGTGGCATGCATCTGTATTGGGAGGTCTGGGATCCGGAATTCGATGAGGCCAGTTTGGGTCGCAGGTTGCCAGCCGGGGCCATGGCCGAGCAGATCATGGCCATCTTGCAGGAAGCAGCGAGCAATGTGCTGCAGCATTCCCAAGCGACCGAACTCTGGATCACTCTGGAGCCTTTCGATCCAGCCAGCAATAAAACGCCGGGCCAGGTAGCAGTTCGAGTTGCTGCTCATTCTTTTGCCCATGCGCAACTCTCGATTCGAGACAATGGCCGTGGGCTGGAAGTTCAAACCCCGTCTGCAGGTTTGGGGCTTTCCAGCATGCGCCGACGGGCTGCGGAGATAGGTGCGCAACTACAGCTACAGCCGCGAGAGGGCGGAGGCGTTTCGGTTCTTCTGTATTGGTAG
- a CDS encoding patatin-like phospholipase family protein encodes MSHTPALRIYAGPKALAHIRQNGLAPDSIRVIPAAAGGPKGLILGPLDRFIFGQWLPQSSQTVDLVGASIGAWRMATACLEQPTAALERLERDYIAQRFDPPPGQKRTPSWLVSERFAQSLQDFYGGRVSEVLTHPRYRLHVIAARGHKLLARESRWRTPLGYLGAFACNAVRRPALGHWLERVVFSTAAGGALHAMPFGADDLRTRQVELTSRNFMEAVRASCSIPFVLKAVHDIEGAPRGAYWDGGITDYHMHLDYAASRAGEGIVLYPHFQKAVVPGWLDKSLRWRHKPSHYLDSMVVLAPDAAWVAGLPRGKLPDRHDFLDYGSDHQARSRAWNAATAASQQLADEFAQWLDRPDPGCVQPL; translated from the coding sequence ATGAGTCATACACCTGCGCTTCGCATATACGCTGGCCCCAAGGCCTTGGCCCATATTCGCCAGAACGGCCTGGCGCCAGACTCCATTCGCGTGATTCCTGCTGCCGCCGGCGGGCCCAAGGGCTTGATTCTGGGGCCGCTGGATCGCTTCATCTTCGGCCAGTGGTTGCCGCAGTCGTCTCAAACCGTGGATCTGGTGGGCGCCTCCATCGGTGCCTGGCGCATGGCCACGGCCTGCCTGGAGCAGCCTACCGCTGCGTTGGAGCGGCTGGAGCGCGACTATATTGCCCAGCGCTTTGATCCTCCCCCAGGCCAGAAGCGAACTCCATCCTGGTTGGTGAGCGAACGCTTTGCGCAAAGCCTGCAAGACTTTTATGGCGGTCGGGTGAGCGAGGTGCTGACCCATCCCCGCTATCGCCTGCATGTGATCGCGGCGCGCGGTCACAAGCTGCTGGCCCGAGAATCCCGCTGGCGCACGCCGCTGGGCTATCTGGGTGCATTTGCCTGCAATGCGGTACGGCGGCCGGCTCTGGGTCATTGGCTGGAGCGGGTGGTTTTTTCCACGGCAGCAGGCGGCGCGCTGCACGCCATGCCTTTTGGAGCTGATGATCTGCGCACCCGCCAGGTGGAACTGACCTCACGTAATTTCATGGAGGCCGTGCGGGCCAGCTGTTCCATTCCCTTTGTGCTGAAGGCCGTACACGATATCGAGGGCGCTCCGCGCGGTGCGTACTGGGATGGCGGGATTACCGACTATCACATGCATCTGGATTACGCTGCCTCGCGTGCCGGAGAAGGCATTGTGCTGTATCCGCATTTTCAGAAAGCCGTGGTACCCGGCTGGCTGGACAAGAGCTTGCGCTGGCGCCACAAGCCCAGCCACTATCTGGACTCCATGGTGGTGCTGGCCCCGGATGCCGCCTGGGTGGCCGGCCTGCCGCGCGGCAAGCTGCCCGATCGGCATGATTTTCTGGATTACGGCAGCGATCACCAGGCCCGTTCCCGCGCCTGGAATGCCGCGACGGCGGCAAGTCAGCAATTGGCCGACGAGTTCGCCCAGTGGCTGGACAGGCCGGACCCCGGCTGTGTGCAGCCACTTTGA
- a CDS encoding AI-2E family transporter, whose amino-acid sequence MDRRELESALPGLMQLAAMVPALRLLAGLMIATLVIAALYFGRELLIPLALAMLFGFLLDPAVSRLKRWGLPRMASAIVVVAIALAALGGLGMYLGSQVQQLSTDLPTYQSTIRDKLRSLRKSANMPSAWDGVFKTYNTVEKEISRPEGAAPRVQKVEIQTAQSNPTTRLLQWLGRIAEPVTTAGIVLLFVILILLDRDDLRDRLLRLMGGNLHVATDALDEASQRIGKYLRMQFIVNVSYGVPLAAGLWLIGVPGAILWGVLGAIMRFVPYVGPMLSAVFPLALAFTVDPGWNMFLLTLSLILLLELISNNVIEPWLYGASTGLSTLSIIVAATFWTALWGPIGLILSTPLTVCLLVLGRNIPALKFMEVLLGSEPVLGPQQRLYQRLLADNVDDAIGMALDAVQAQLPARPTQKDKAQAVGSFYDEVAIPALRIATQQHLESATAEHRLRLSSGMDALIDELQDHYAPALLPADAPGPQRRLRIHCAGVRWEVDALAAAMVAHAERLHGHEVSCSEWALAADPLLAQRSAKAVLADSDWVQSMQTTDLLVLSIFNHQPQGTARRMVRRIRRYWPHMRVVLVLWNAPQVAADPDFAAQCGAQACVTSLRELRLWVDAMQSADMDEGVIAAPISENDRERVEVLHGSGVLDEGFTPLYHEAAQKAANAFNTRWAQIAWVDSQEVLTPGSLLPMPPSQVLNGQSAGIPRAESICSYVIYDGTAIVIGDIARDPRFAGNQRLLDLQVRFYAGVPLTDRKGQLLGCFAVLDDKPRNMSEGELELLSSMARQLMEDVRAAQKQGGSSAQSTPSMQAESDSKPLV is encoded by the coding sequence TTGGACAGGCGCGAACTTGAATCTGCGCTGCCGGGCCTGATGCAGCTGGCCGCCATGGTTCCGGCGCTGCGCCTGCTGGCCGGGCTGATGATTGCCACGCTGGTCATCGCGGCACTGTATTTCGGGCGCGAGCTGCTGATTCCGCTGGCGCTGGCCATGTTGTTTGGCTTTTTGCTGGACCCTGCCGTCTCGCGGCTCAAGCGCTGGGGCTTGCCGCGCATGGCTTCGGCGATTGTGGTTGTCGCGATTGCTCTGGCTGCGCTGGGCGGCCTGGGTATGTACTTGGGCAGCCAGGTTCAGCAGCTCAGCACCGATTTGCCGACCTATCAATCCACCATTCGAGACAAGCTGCGCAGTCTGCGCAAAAGTGCCAACATGCCCAGCGCCTGGGATGGTGTGTTCAAAACCTATAACACGGTGGAGAAAGAGATTTCCAGGCCGGAAGGCGCTGCGCCGCGGGTGCAAAAGGTCGAAATCCAGACGGCCCAATCCAATCCAACTACCCGCTTGCTGCAATGGCTGGGCCGTATCGCCGAGCCCGTGACCACGGCGGGCATCGTGCTGCTGTTTGTGATTCTGATTTTGCTGGACCGCGATGATTTGCGTGATCGGCTGCTGAGGCTGATGGGCGGCAATCTGCATGTGGCCACCGATGCGCTGGATGAGGCGTCCCAGCGCATAGGCAAGTATCTGCGCATGCAGTTCATCGTGAATGTGAGCTATGGCGTGCCGCTGGCAGCCGGTCTGTGGCTGATTGGCGTGCCTGGCGCCATTTTGTGGGGGGTGCTGGGGGCCATCATGCGGTTTGTGCCCTATGTGGGGCCCATGCTGTCGGCCGTATTTCCGCTGGCGCTGGCGTTTACCGTCGATCCGGGCTGGAATATGTTTCTGCTGACGCTGAGCCTGATCCTGCTGCTGGAGCTGATCAGTAACAACGTGATCGAGCCCTGGCTTTACGGCGCCAGCACCGGGCTTTCCACCTTGTCCATCATCGTCGCCGCCACGTTCTGGACAGCGCTTTGGGGGCCTATCGGCCTGATTCTCTCCACGCCGCTGACGGTTTGTCTGCTGGTGCTGGGGCGCAATATTCCCGCGCTCAAGTTCATGGAAGTGCTGCTGGGCAGTGAGCCCGTGCTGGGGCCGCAGCAAAGGCTTTACCAACGCTTGCTGGCCGATAACGTGGATGACGCCATAGGCATGGCGCTTGATGCGGTGCAGGCCCAGCTGCCGGCCAGACCCACGCAAAAAGACAAGGCCCAGGCCGTGGGCAGCTTCTACGACGAAGTGGCGATTCCTGCACTGCGCATCGCAACCCAGCAGCATCTGGAGTCGGCCACGGCAGAGCATCGTTTGCGCTTGTCCAGCGGCATGGATGCACTGATCGACGAGCTGCAGGACCACTATGCGCCGGCTCTTTTGCCGGCAGATGCGCCAGGGCCGCAGAGACGCTTGCGTATTCATTGCGCTGGCGTGCGCTGGGAGGTGGATGCCCTGGCGGCGGCCATGGTGGCCCACGCCGAAAGACTGCATGGACATGAGGTCAGCTGCTCGGAATGGGCGCTGGCCGCAGACCCTTTGCTGGCGCAGCGCAGTGCCAAGGCCGTACTGGCGGACAGCGACTGGGTGCAGAGCATGCAAACCACGGATTTGCTGGTGCTCTCCATCTTCAATCATCAGCCCCAGGGCACGGCGCGACGCATGGTGCGCCGTATACGCCGCTACTGGCCGCATATGCGCGTGGTTCTGGTGCTGTGGAATGCGCCTCAGGTTGCTGCAGACCCGGACTTTGCGGCGCAGTGTGGTGCCCAGGCCTGCGTGACCAGCTTGCGTGAGTTGAGGTTATGGGTGGATGCCATGCAAAGCGCTGACATGGACGAGGGCGTGATTGCCGCCCCCATTTCTGAAAACGACAGGGAGCGGGTAGAGGTTTTGCATGGCAGCGGCGTGCTGGATGAGGGTTTTACGCCGCTGTATCACGAGGCAGCGCAAAAGGCTGCTAATGCCTTCAACACCCGGTGGGCGCAGATTGCCTGGGTGGATTCGCAAGAGGTTCTGACGCCGGGCAGTCTGCTGCCTATGCCGCCATCCCAGGTGCTGAATGGCCAGAGCGCAGGCATCCCCCGGGCTGAGAGCATCTGTTCCTATGTGATTTATGACGGAACGGCCATCGTCATCGGAGACATTGCCCGCGACCCGCGTTTTGCCGGCAATCAACGCTTGCTGGATTTGCAGGTGCGCTTTTATGCTGGCGTGCCTTTGACCGACAGAAAAGGCCAGCTGCTGGGCTGCTTTGCGGTACTCGACGACAAGCCCAGAAACATGTCGGAAGGCGAGCTGGAGCTGCTGAGCTCCATGGCCAGGCAGCTGATGGAGGATGTCAGAGCCGCTCAAAAGCAAGGTGGCAGTAGCGCACAAAGTACGCCCAGCATGCAAGCAGAGAGCGATAGCAAGCCATTGGTTTGA
- a CDS encoding iron-containing alcohol dehydrogenase produces the protein MAFINYVTQIQFDFGAVRLLRQECERVGIARPLIVTDQGVKAAGVLQKALDALGDLPYIVFDQTPSNPTEAAVRAAAALYRQHGCDGLIAVGGGSAIDCAKGVAIAATHDGPLAHYATIEGGSPRISERVAPLIAVPTTSGTGSEVARGAIIIVDDHRKLGFHSWHLVPKAAICDPELTYGLPPMLTAATGMDAIAHCMETFMAAAFNPPADGIALDGLARGWAHIERATRNGNDGEARRQLMSASMQGAMAFQKGLGCVHSLSHSLGGVNPRLHHGTLNAMFLPVVVLFNAQAESVQRDNRLNRMAHAMGLSSGSDIPDAIRDMNARLGLPTGLAAMGVERSQFDAVIGGALKDHCHATNPRLASVEDYQLLLSSSM, from the coding sequence ATGGCCTTCATCAACTACGTTACCCAGATTCAATTTGATTTCGGCGCTGTTCGCCTTCTACGCCAGGAGTGCGAACGCGTGGGCATCGCCCGCCCGCTGATCGTCACCGACCAGGGCGTCAAAGCCGCAGGCGTGCTGCAAAAGGCGCTGGATGCTCTTGGCGATCTGCCATATATCGTGTTCGACCAGACCCCCTCCAACCCTACGGAAGCGGCCGTGCGCGCCGCTGCCGCGCTCTACCGCCAGCATGGCTGCGACGGGCTGATCGCCGTGGGCGGCGGCAGCGCCATCGACTGTGCCAAGGGCGTGGCGATTGCCGCCACCCATGACGGCCCGTTGGCGCATTACGCCACGATAGAGGGTGGATCGCCGCGCATCAGCGAGCGCGTAGCGCCGCTGATTGCCGTACCCACGACCAGCGGCACCGGCAGCGAGGTGGCACGCGGCGCCATCATCATCGTGGATGACCACCGCAAGCTGGGCTTTCACAGCTGGCATCTGGTTCCCAAGGCCGCCATTTGCGATCCCGAACTTACCTACGGCCTGCCGCCCATGCTGACGGCAGCCACCGGCATGGATGCCATTGCCCACTGCATGGAAACCTTTATGGCCGCTGCCTTCAATCCACCGGCGGACGGCATTGCCCTGGATGGCCTGGCCCGCGGCTGGGCGCACATCGAACGTGCCACACGTAACGGCAATGACGGCGAAGCGCGCCGCCAGTTGATGAGTGCCAGCATGCAAGGTGCGATGGCATTTCAAAAAGGGCTGGGCTGCGTGCACAGCCTGAGTCACAGCCTGGGCGGCGTGAACCCGCGCCTGCACCACGGCACGCTCAACGCCATGTTTCTGCCCGTAGTCGTGCTCTTCAATGCACAGGCCGAAAGCGTGCAGCGCGATAACCGTCTCAACCGCATGGCCCACGCCATGGGCCTGAGCAGCGGCAGCGACATTCCCGATGCCATCCGCGACATGAATGCACGCCTGGGCCTGCCGACCGGGCTTGCGGCCATGGGCGTGGAGCGCTCGCAGTTTGATGCCGTGATTGGCGGCGCGCTCAAAGACCATTGCCACGCCACCAATCCACGCCTTGCGTCGGTGGAGGACTACCAGCTGCTGCTGAGCAGCTCCATGTAA